The nucleotide sequence AGATTCCCATTCACCGCCGCATCAGCCGCTTGAAAACCCCGCAGCAGTTCCCACAGGGCATCGAGTACCTGTTGTGCTAGTTGGGTTGACACCTGGGCCTGGTAATTGCGGCTCTCCACAAGCAGGCGACCTAACCGCTGGTTTTCCGGCACATTAAACAGGCGATCAGCCCCTAAGAGTAAGTCCAGCGCTCCCAGAATTAGCCGCCCCGGTACTTCTGTCATCGCCTGCACTGGAAACGTTAGGTATCCCGACGACTCACCACTGGGCGCATACACCAACCGAATCTCAGTGGCATTCACCAGTACCCCTGCTGCAATGCCCGTTTCCCGCAGTAGCCGCTCAAACTTGGCCTGGAAACTTGCCTGCCACCCTTGCCCTGAAACTGCCGCTGGGTCATCCTCGTCAAAGGGCAGGCCTGGAGACAGTTCCTGAATCAGCAAAATCCACTGGTCGCTGTCGGGGTCTTTAACACCATAGGTCGGCCGCAGAGTCTCCCCATAACTGGGTAACACCGCCGAGAGGTTGTCTGGGAGGTCTGCTGTGGCCACCAAGTCCTGGGGCATCCAGTTGAGCACCTGCTGGGTAAAAGCCGGGAAGTCCTTAATCCAAGCAATGCCTTCATCTCGCTGGGGAGAAATAGCCTCAGTGGAAACAATGGCCTGCAAGCGCTCTTGAATATCTACAAGCTTGGCGCGATCGATCACAGCCTGAGCTTTGATGAGGGCCGGCGGCGAAACGACTAAGCCAACGGGTTGCAGTAGTCCAAGCCATTCTTGGTGTCTAAAGGTGTCGAGATCGGTGGAGGGCATTAGCGTTACTTCAATGTGCGACTTAAGTAGATTTAAAGCTATTTACGTTTTTTCTTCATCGCTTTATTGATCTTGCTAACCAAAACGTAGAACTCATCAAAGTAGCCATTTTCGATGGTCGCCTTCTCTTTAAACTTTTTTAGCCTTTCTGCTTTAAGCTTTTGCTTGGCACTTTTTGCCAAATTCTTTTCGCTTCCCATTGCCTGAACAGCAAGGTCAGGAAACTCTGAAAATACTTCACTATTCACAGAATCTGGCAATAATCCTTCTATATCTTTCTTGCCGGATTCATTCTTGCCAACAGAAAAATAGTCTTCATTACGTTTTAATTGAAGCTTTGAAAGTGCATTAGAGACTTTGTCGTCTGCATCCAGATCATACGTAATGATTATGCGCGTAAAGCGATTGAGCAAAAATTTAAGAAGAATTAAATTGTCAAAGAAGCCAACTCCTCCATATACAAATACTTCTCCGTTTAAGTCAAGTTTCTTTTCCGCATGCATACCTTCAGACAGAAGATGAAAATACTCTTTATCAATTTCACCCTCAACCAGAAGCAACTCATCTGAGTTCTTAAAGATAATTTCTTTCCATTCTTCAAAGGATGCCTTGTCTATGCCTAAGGATACTGCGAAGGGTTCCATCCAGTTTTCTTGGCTTGTTGTATCCCAGAAGTATAGTAATTACAAATAAGTCTTAGAGATTGCGGTTGGCATAGTCTCGAATAATGTCATCAATGGCGGTGTCTGGCGTTGCATACTGTCTTCGTTTCTTCAAGGCAGCAAAATCGTGCTCAATCTTGTTAAAGTCTGGCGAGTATTTGGGTAGGAAGAGCACCTGATGCGCGCATTGGTGGGCAATGTCTCGAATCACATTTTTCCGGTGAATCGGGGCATTGTCTAAAATCAACACGGACGGGACTTGGAGGGTCGGTAATACCCACTCAGACAGCCATTTCTCAAAACATCCGGCATCAACGCTTCCCTCAACTACCATGGGGGCTAATAGAGCATCTTTGCATCTGGCCATGAGTAGATTTTCCCGTTTTTCTCGTTTTCCGGTTCTGTCTGCAAAAAGCTTGGTGCCTCGTTGGGCCCACCCCCAGGGTTGAGAGACTCGGTTGTCAAAGCCACTTTCATCGATGTAAACGAGACATCTCGACCCCTGTCGCTTCACAATCTCCTGTAATTGCTTGAGATAGACTTGACGTTCCTGAGGATTGCGTTCTCGATACTTTTGCTGTTTTTTTCGGGTAATTTTCATCTGCTTCAGGGCATACCAAATGGCGTGAATGTTCACCCCGAAATGGGCTGCTCGGTCACAGAGGCGGGCATTGGGGTGGTCTTTAACGTGCTGTTCTAGAACCGCCCAATCGAGCTTGCGCTGACGACGTTTGACAACGGTGGGACGTAAATCCTCTCGGTTCAACCAGTTATAGACCGTTGCCGGACACACCTGAAACCGACGAGATGCCTCTGCTTTGCTGCCACCCTCTTTTACAAAGGTCACGACTCGGGTGCGCAAATCCATGCTGTACGGCATTGACTTTTCATCTTTACTTCTTAATTGAAAGTACTATATGTCTCTCGGAGCTGTTTGCCTACAATTTTTCTACACAATAGAAGATTGCAGTTAGGTTGCTCTAGGCTCAACATATGTGGGCTATGTGTAGTTGCTATGACCTGAACCTGAAATTCTTTTGACAAGTCCTGTAAAAGCTTTCCAAATTCAGCTTGAGCTGATGGGTGAAGAAAGCTCTCTGGTTCTTCAATTATGATAATGGGTGTAATCTTGTCCGACTCTGAAGCAGATTGGCTCATCCTCCTAGCTTGAAGAAGAGACAGAAGTATCTTTGTTCGGTTTTGAGTGCCGCTTCCCCAATCTTGAAGCGGTACTCCATGCTTCTTGTCTCCCAAAGAAATTGCCATCGGAAATCGCTCCAAGTTCATCCTTGGAATGGCAATCTCTACTTCATATTTATCATCTAATCTGCCAAGAAGATCTACAATTTCTTCTTTATGCTTTTGAGCAATGGTTCTTAAGACCTTAAAAAAGATTATCTTGGGCGTTATTAAGTTTCATCTTATGCGTTGCAGCAATGTCACCAAAAACCTTATATGAGTCGCCTAAGAAGAAGCTATCTTTTTGTTTTGTTGAGTTGTGAAATACTAAGACTCCAGAAGATATAAGTCTCTTATGTATCTCTTGAACCACGAAATAATCTTCTACGGGTTCTTCCTCGATGCTATTATCCATTATTATGAAAACGCTTTCTCGAGATGAATCCTCCTCAAACACCTTTCCAAGCTTAAGCTTGATTTCATTAGGTGGCCATTCCTTTTCGAGGAATCTGGATATAAATCTAAA is from Synechococcus sp. PCC 6312 and encodes:
- a CDS encoding AAA family ATPase produces the protein MTPKIIFFKVLRTIAQKHKEEIVDLLGRLDDKYEVEIAIPRMNLERFPMAISLGDKKHGVPLQDWGSGTQNRTKILLSLLQARRMSQSASESDKITPIIIIEEPESFLHPSAQAEFGKLLQDLSKEFQVQVIATTHSPHMLSLEQPNCNLLLCRKIVGKQLRETYSTFN
- a CDS encoding IS630 family transposase; this encodes MPYSMDLRTRVVTFVKEGGSKAEASRRFQVCPATVYNWLNREDLRPTVVKRRQRKLDWAVLEQHVKDHPNARLCDRAAHFGVNIHAIWYALKQMKITRKKQQKYRERNPQERQVYLKQLQEIVKRQGSRCLVYIDESGFDNRVSQPWGWAQRGTKLFADRTGKREKRENLLMARCKDALLAPMVVEGSVDAGCFEKWLSEWVLPTLQVPSVLILDNAPIHRKNVIRDIAHQCAHQVLFLPKYSPDFNKIEHDFAALKKRRQYATPDTAIDDIIRDYANRNL